In Lepus europaeus isolate LE1 chromosome 8, mLepTim1.pri, whole genome shotgun sequence, a single genomic region encodes these proteins:
- the LOC133765743 gene encoding neutrophil antibiotic peptide NP-5-like codes for MRTLALLAAILLVALQAQAELHSGMADDVVDQQQPRAQDLDVAIYIKQDETSALEVLGAKARAMCFCRQYLCGSGELFSGYCTMRGIRLSLCCRR; via the exons ATGAGGACCCTCGCTCTGCTTGCTGCCATTCTCCTGGTggccctgcaggcccaggctgaGCTCCACTCAGGGATGGCTGATGACGTTGTGGACCAGCAACAGCCCCGGGCACAAGATCTGGACGTGGCCATCTACATTAAACAGGATGAAACCTCAGCCCTTGAAGTTTTGG GTGCAAAGGCAAGGGCCATGTGTTTTTGCAGACAATACCTTTGTGGGTCTGGGGAACTTTTCTCGGGGTACTGTACAATGCGTGGAATCCGCCTCTCACTCTGCTGCCGCCGCTGA